One window of Gloeothece citriformis PCC 7424 genomic DNA carries:
- a CDS encoding bacteriorhodopsin gives MNWQDIFHWIYVLGMVIGAFHFWSLSRQPRGVPQYEYLIAIFIPIWSGLAYMAMALNQGKIESANQIAHYARYVDWIVTTPLLLLALSWTAMQFIKKDWTLIGFLMSTQVVVITTGLIADLSERESVRYLWYICGVVAFLIVLWGIWGPLREKTHEQGRDLIVLYNKLLIYFTVLWVCYPLVWIIGPSGLGWINQTTDTFLFCLLPFFSKVGFSFLDLHGLRNLHTSTTPTTADRFVSSTFEFIGLVIPIPVSTRQRNKTRYLR, from the coding sequence ATGAATTGGCAAGATATTTTTCATTGGATTTATGTGTTAGGGATGGTAATAGGAGCCTTTCATTTCTGGAGTTTAAGCCGCCAACCTCGTGGTGTGCCGCAATATGAGTATCTTATTGCTATTTTTATTCCAATTTGGTCAGGATTAGCTTACATGGCTATGGCATTAAATCAGGGTAAAATTGAGTCTGCGAATCAAATTGCTCATTATGCCCGTTATGTAGACTGGATTGTAACTACTCCTCTGTTGCTATTAGCCCTATCTTGGACAGCAATGCAGTTTATTAAAAAAGATTGGACATTGATTGGTTTTTTAATGAGTACCCAAGTTGTCGTTATTACCACAGGTTTAATTGCTGATTTATCAGAACGAGAATCTGTCAGATATCTTTGGTATATTTGTGGTGTTGTCGCATTTTTAATTGTGTTGTGGGGTATTTGGGGGCCTTTACGGGAAAAAACCCACGAACAGGGACGAGATTTAATAGTCCTTTATAATAAACTTTTGATCTATTTTACGGTTTTATGGGTTTGCTATCCCCTTGTTTGGATTATTGGACCTTCTGGATTAGGTTGGATTAATCAAACGACTGATACTTTTCTATTTTGTCTTTTGCCGTTTTTCTCAAAAGTAGGTTTCAGCTTTTTAGATTTACACGGACTGCGAAATTTACACACCTCGACAACCCCAACTACAGCAGACCGTTTTGTTAGCAGCACCTTTGAATTTATTGGTTTGGTTATCCCTATTCCCGTATCAACCCGCCAAAGAAATAAAACTCGATATTTACGCTAA
- a CDS encoding alpha-amylase family protein, with amino-acid sequence MIMQNIWHKNAIIYSLDVETFMDSNGDGVGDFQGLIERLDYLSGLGINCLWLLPFYPSPNRDNGYDVMDYYNVDPRLGTLGDFVEFMDRAREQGIHVLIDLVVNHTSIEHPWFQAARTDKNSKYRHYYVWSENPPQDDVEEIVFPHAEDSIWEYDQQAEAYYLHHFYKEQPDLNIANSEVREEIRKIINFWLQLGVSGFRVDAVPYLIKEIGVQAERHELESFLSEMREFLSLRRADAVLLAEANVSPDLTCVYFGQGDRMNMLFNFYLNQQMFLALARQEANPIIDALKSLPKIPKQAQWLNFVRHHDELNLNQLENTQREEIFQVFAPEEAMQIYKGRGIRRRLPPMFGGDRRRIELTYSLLFSLPGIPLLRYGDEIGMGDDLSLSDRDSVRTPMQWSSGQNGGFSTSDPEKLTQPMISQGEYSYKSVNVAASQRDPNSLLNWMDRLIRIRKQCSELGWGNWQILDTGEPCVFAHSCEWNNKTVIAVHNLADKSCSIALKLDGSYYLDDLFGDHQYEVPGESHTISLEAYGYRWFRLNPIKP; translated from the coding sequence ATGATTATGCAAAATATTTGGCACAAAAATGCGATTATTTATTCCTTAGATGTTGAAACATTTATGGATTCTAATGGAGATGGCGTAGGAGATTTCCAAGGATTAATTGAGCGTTTAGATTATTTATCTGGATTGGGAATTAATTGTTTATGGCTTCTCCCCTTTTATCCTTCTCCAAATCGAGATAATGGCTATGATGTAATGGATTATTACAATGTTGATCCGCGTTTGGGAACTTTGGGAGATTTTGTTGAATTTATGGATCGCGCCAGAGAACAAGGGATTCATGTTTTAATAGATTTAGTTGTCAATCACACTTCTATTGAGCATCCCTGGTTTCAAGCCGCACGAACCGATAAAAACTCTAAATATCGTCATTACTATGTGTGGTCAGAAAATCCTCCTCAAGATGATGTAGAAGAAATTGTTTTTCCCCATGCAGAAGATAGTATTTGGGAGTACGATCAACAGGCAGAAGCTTATTATTTACACCATTTCTATAAAGAACAGCCAGATTTAAATATTGCTAATTCTGAAGTTCGGGAAGAAATTCGCAAAATTATCAATTTTTGGCTGCAATTAGGGGTATCAGGTTTTCGAGTTGATGCTGTTCCCTATTTAATTAAAGAAATTGGGGTTCAAGCTGAACGTCATGAACTCGAAAGTTTCTTGAGCGAAATGCGAGAATTTCTCTCTTTGCGTCGTGCCGATGCAGTGTTATTAGCAGAAGCTAATGTATCGCCGGATTTGACTTGCGTTTATTTCGGACAAGGCGATCGCATGAATATGCTTTTTAATTTTTACTTAAATCAACAGATGTTCCTGGCACTTGCTCGACAAGAAGCCAATCCGATTATAGATGCCCTCAAAAGTTTACCAAAAATTCCGAAACAAGCTCAATGGCTTAATTTTGTCCGTCATCATGACGAACTTAATCTTAATCAACTTGAAAACACACAACGAGAAGAAATTTTTCAAGTCTTTGCTCCTGAAGAAGCGATGCAAATTTATAAAGGACGAGGCATTAGGCGGCGCTTACCTCCCATGTTCGGCGGAGATCGACGACGCATAGAACTTACTTACAGTTTGCTATTTTCCCTACCTGGAATTCCTTTACTGCGTTATGGGGATGAAATAGGAATGGGTGACGATCTTTCTTTATCAGATAGAGACAGTGTTCGGACTCCTATGCAATGGTCTAGCGGGCAAAACGGTGGGTTTTCAACGTCCGATCCTGAAAAATTGACTCAACCAATGATTTCTCAAGGAGAATATAGCTATAAGTCTGTTAATGTGGCTGCAAGTCAGCGAGATCCTAACTCTTTATTAAATTGGATGGATCGCCTCATTCGCATTAGAAAACAATGTTCTGAGTTGGGATGGGGTAATTGGCAAATTTTAGACACTGGAGAACCTTGTGTTTTTGCCCATTCTTGTGAGTGGAATAATAAAACTGTGATTGCGGTTCACAATTTAGCGGATAAATCTTGTTCGATCGCTCT